AGTCAAATTTTCTGCCGGCGGCAGATATGGAACTCAATGAATGCAAAATGCGTACGCCTCTTTTTTTATATGTCGCAATCGTGTTCGTTTCATGAATTCAGCGGTGAATAAGTTTTATATTATCCAGGTACAATTCGGCCTGTGAAACGGCGGCGTCCCTGCTCATGCTAAAAAAAACAGCGTAAGAGGTTGATGGTACCAGTTGCGTAATAGTACTCAGGTTCACATAAATTTTATTCCATTGCGCGCTTGGCTTAATGGTTAATGCAGGGATAGGCACACCTGAACTGCTTGCATAAATCCCTACGGTAAAAGCATTATTTGTCTTATAATTCAGTTCAAGAAATACATCATCGCCATTGTTCGGGAGTGCAAATGAGGAAGATGAAACACCTTCAAAATAATTTCCTGGAAGATAAACTACGCCGCAGCTGCTGCCTTCAAATGCATTCGGGAGTCCTGCTTTTTGTATGACGGTATCACTTCCTGTCCCTTTGATCATGGAGATGCCAATGGTTTCAAAGTCCTCTTTCCAGGGAAAACTAAGGCCGGTTAAATAGTTTACAGTTGGAGTTAAGTTTATTTTTTCTCCGCGTTTCAATGTTTGATTTTGTATATATGGCCCGTAAAAACCATAGGCGCCGCGATTCGCCGATATACCGTTTATTTTTATTCCGGCACCAATACTCACATTGCTCAAACCCTCTTTCAGAACAGGAACCGTTGCGGGAAGCTCAAAGGTTCCGATATACTGGTCCCCTACATAAACCCATGCATCCGTAATTTTTGATGAGGAAGTTCCTTCTGCTGAATAGGTGGTGGTTAAATTGATCTTGTCAATATGAACGTAGGAAGGAATTTGTGTTGCAGGGTCAATTGAACTACACGCTGATAAAAGAGTAATAGCCGGTAATAGCACAAAAATATATGCTGATCTGTACACTGATAATTTAACGTTGTTCTTTAAAGGTTATTGTCCGTTGTTAATATCTTCCGTAACCGAGGATAACTTTATTTTATCAATGATCAGGTGGGCCACATCGAGTGCCTTATACCCGTCTTCGATAGGTACAGGAGTTGAAGTGTTATTAAGAATAGCATTGGCAAATGCTTCAAGTTCCAATTTAATGGCGTTGTTAGGTTCTGCTGTTTTATTTTCAAAAAATATTTGCTTCATACCTTTGTTTTTACCCAGATCAATTGTTATTGCGAGCGGATCAACATCACCCATAACAGGTTTAAGCCTCACCATCTCCACCTTCTTATCTAAAAAATCAACGGAAATATACGCATCTTTTTGAAAAAAGCGGGTTTTACGCATATTCTTCAGCGAAATACGGCTCGAAGTAAGATTAGCCACACATCCGTTATCGAATTCGATCCGCGCGTTGGTAATGTCGGGTGTATCACTAACAACTGCCACTCCGCTGGCGCTCACCCGTTTAATATTTGCTTTAACAATACTTAGCACAATATCAATATCGTGTATCATTAGGTCGAGTACTACCGAAACATCCGTACCCCGCGGATTGAATTGCGCGAGGCGGTGTGTTTCAATAAATAATGGTTCAGAAATATAGGGTGCTGCAGTTAAAAAAGCCGGGTTAAAACGTTCCACATGGCCCACCTGTATTTTTACATTCGCCTCGTTGGCCAGGGTAAGTAGTTTTTTGGCTTCCTTAAGTGTATGTGTCAATGGTTTTTCAATAAATACATGTCTTGTTTTTTTCAGCGCTTTTGACGCGCATTCAAAGTGTGTGATGGTAGGCGTTACAATATCAATCGCATCACAATCTTCTATAAGCTCATCAATAGAAGCGTACGGCTTCACATTTAATTCATTTGCAATTTTTTTTGCTGTAAGCGGGTCTGCATCATAAAAGCCGACCAGTCCGAATTGCGGAAGTTGTTTTATGATCGACAAATGTATTTTGCCCAAATGGCCGGCTCCTAAAACCCCGATCTTTACCATATAATTTTTTAGTTTCACAGAGGTTCACTGAGAACCACAGCGTTTTATTTTTTCTCCGTGCAACTCAGTGTATTCTCTGTATGTCTCCGTGCCTGCACACCGGAGTGTTTTGGCACGTAGGTGTGTAATTCTTAAAAAGCGCAAACCACAAAGTTAGCTGCTCATTATATGCAATAATCAATTCTGAAATTCAGATTTGAACATTGCATTGTTACTTTTATTCAAAATGCAATATATAATGTATAATACTGCGGGC
The sequence above is a segment of the Bacteroidota bacterium genome. Coding sequences within it:
- a CDS encoding Gfo/Idh/MocA family oxidoreductase, with amino-acid sequence MVKIGVLGAGHLGKIHLSIIKQLPQFGLVGFYDADPLTAKKIANELNVKPYASIDELIEDCDAIDIVTPTITHFECASKALKKTRHVFIEKPLTHTLKEAKKLLTLANEANVKIQVGHVERFNPAFLTAAPYISEPLFIETHRLAQFNPRGTDVSVVLDLMIHDIDIVLSIVKANIKRVSASGVAVVSDTPDITNARIEFDNGCVANLTSSRISLKNMRKTRFFQKDAYISVDFLDKKVEMVRLKPVMGDVDPLAITIDLGKNKGMKQIFFENKTAEPNNAIKLELEAFANAILNNTSTPVPIEDGYKALDVAHLIIDKIKLSSVTEDINNGQ